A part of Octopus sinensis linkage group LG7, ASM634580v1, whole genome shotgun sequence genomic DNA contains:
- the LOC115214043 gene encoding zinc finger protein 239-like, with protein sequence MENKLCESQACDQTQSESSDISYQTYEDTEKISDYFDNDMKTFTQSDTLFKQKLLHKSSKLKYLKIYSKTIAKTSSLSLHKNVQKDKKVYQCIICDKAFSDSGNLTKHKRIHTGEKPYHCDICGRAFSQQAHLTTHKYSHSGEKPYRCDICGKKYSQSHKLTIHKRTHTGEKPYQCGICAKTFSGSSYLNRHISIHTSEKPYSCDVCGKAFSQRGNMTHHKRIHTSEKPYDCDICGKTFSACQTLTIHKQVHTGDKPFYCDICEKTFFDRTGLTRHIRTHTGEKPYHCDICDKTFSQNAHLTQHLRIHTGEKPYHCDICGKTFSQSSHLTLHVRGHTGERPYNCDICGKTYVDKQSLTRHRPVHTGNTSSAMSVKKHFLKMVL encoded by the coding sequence ATGGAGAATAAACTGTGTGAGAGTCAGGCTTGTGATCAGACACAGTCTGAATCTAGTGACATATCTTATCAGACATATGAAGATACAGAGAAGATATCAGATTACTTTGACAATGATATGAAAACATTCACACAATCTGATACCTTATTTAAGCAAAAATTGCTTCATAAAAGCTCAAagcttaaatatttaaaaatttatagtaAAACAATTGCTAAAACCAGTTCTTTATCTTTGCATAAAAATGTTCAGAAGGATAAGAAAGTTTATCAATGCATAATCTGTGACAAAGCCTTTTCTGACAGCGGTAATTTAACTaagcataaacgtattcatacaggtgaaaaaccatatcactgtgatatttgtgggagAGCATTCTCTCAGCAAGCTCATTTGACTACACACAAATATTCTCACtcgggtgagaaaccatatcgctgtgatatctgtggtaaaaaatATTCTCAAAGTCATAAATTAACTATTCATAAACGaactcacacaggagaaaaaccatatcagtgtggtaTTTGTGCTAAAACATTTTCTGGAAGTTCTTATTTGAATAGACACATATCCATTCACACAAGTGAAAAGCCGTACagctgtgatgtctgtggaaaaGCATTTTCTCAAAGAGGTAACATGACtcatcacaaacgtattcacacaagtgagaaaccatatgactgtgatatctgtggaaaaacTTTCTCTGCTTGTCAAACTTTAACTATTCACAAACAGGttcatacaggagataaaccATTTTACTGTGATATTTGTGAGAAAACCTTCTTTGACAGAACTGGATTGACtagacatatacgcacacacacaggtgagaaaccatatcactgtgatatttgtgataaaacaTTCTCTCAGAATGCTCATTTAACTCAACATTTACGCATTCATACAGgcgagaaaccataccactgtgatatctgtggtaaaacattttctcaaaGCAGTCATTTGACACTTCATGTACGTGGTCACACAGGTGAGAGACCATacaattgtgatatttgtggtaaaacatatGTTGATAAGCAGAGTTTAACACGTCACAGACCTGTTCACACAGGCAACACATCCAGCGCCATGTCTGTGAAGAAGCATTTTCTAAAAATGGTACTATGA
- the LOC115213965 gene encoding zinc finger protein OZF-like isoform X1 produces MEEKLCENQVYDQTQPESNDISNLVHVDVQKQSCPFDIHKKTFTQSNVLLTSLKVKKIYSKAIAKTRLFSKGVQSDQKDFECLICGKVFLQNTYLTRHKLIHRSKKPHHCDICDKTFSVSSTLTNHRRIHTGEKPYNCDICGRSFTQLSHLSRHKYIHSGEKPYHCDICGKTFSQTDSLTHHIRIHTGEKPYQCGICGKTFSRSSNLNVHKYIHTSEKPHCCDVCGKTFSGRGNMTVHRRTHTGEKPYHCDICGKAFSAYYSLASHKQAHIGIRPYHCDICGKTFTRSSRLTNHIRIHTGERPYHCKTCGKTFSQNVHLTQHVRVHTGEKPYHCDICGKTFSQNTHLKIHVRGHTGERPYSCDICGKTFYDNQHLTRHRPVHTGEQPYRCNICGRTFSKNKILTNHKQKVHEKQTVKQGK; encoded by the coding sequence atggAAGAAAAGCTTTGTGAAAACCAGGTTTATGATCAAACACAGCCTGAATCCAATGACATATCTAATCTGGTACATGTAGATGTACAAAAGCAATCATGTCCCTTTGACATTCATAAGAAAACATTTACACAGTCTAATGTACTGCTTACAAGCCTTAAGGTTAAAAAAATTTACAGCAAAGCAATTGCAAAAACTCGTTTATTCTCAAAGGGTGTTCAGTCAGATCAAAAAGATTTTGAATGCTTAATTTGTGGTAAAGTATTCCTTCAGAATACATATTTGACTAGACACAAACTTATTCACAGAAGCAAGAAACCAcaccactgtgatatttgtgacaAAACCTTTTCTGTCAGCAGTACTTTGACTAATCatagacgtattcatactggtgaaaagccatataactgtgatatttgtgggagAAGTTTCACTCAGCTAAGTCATTTGAgtagacacaaatatattcactcaggtgagaaaccatatcactgtgatatctgtgggaaaacaTTCTCTCAGACTGACAGCTTAACTcatcacatacgtattcatacaggtgagaaaccatatcagtgtggtatatgtggtaaaacattctcccGAAGTTCTAATTTAAAtgttcacaaatacattcacacaagtGAAAAGCCACACTgttgtgatgtctgtgggaaAACATTCTCTGGAAGAGGTAACATGACTGTCCACAGACGTACCCACACTggtgagaaaccataccattgtgatatctgtgggaaagcCTTCTCTGCATATTATAGTTTGGCTAGTCACAAACAAGCTCACATAGGAATTagaccataccactgtgatatttgtgggaaaACATTCACTCGTAGTAGTAGGTTAACTAATCATATACGCATCCACACAGGTGAAAGACCATACCACTGTAAAacctgtggtaaaacattctctcagaATGTTCATTTAACTCAACATGTACGGGTTCACACtggtgagaaaccataccactgtgatatctgtggtaaaacattctctcagaATACACATTTAAAGATTCATGTACGTGGTCACACAGGTGAGAGACCATAcagttgtgatatttgtggtaaaacattttatgaTAATCAGCATTTAACTCGCCACAGACCTGTTCACACTGGTGAGCAACCATATCGCTGCAACATCTGTGGTAGGACTTTCTCTAAGAATAAAATTTTGACTAATCACAAACAAAAAGTACATGAAAAACAGACTGTAAAACAagggaaataa
- the LOC115214363 gene encoding zinc finger protein 2 homolog, translated as MEEKLCRSEVHGEIHSDNLCVSNQTMYIEKKSNLSGNNDKLYHCDTCDKTFSERSQLICHICFHTGDGLYNCNICGKTFCARGKLNRHKRIHTGEKPYYCDICGKTFCGNSNLTSHKCVHTGKKAYHCDICGEKPYHCDICGKTFSQNTHLTSHKRFMSLTAEDQVVNRSNRGCLKVAVD; from the exons atggaagagaaactgtgtaggaGTGAAGTTCATGGTGAAATACACTCTGATAATCTTTGTGTATCTAATCAAACAATGTACATTGAAAAGAAATCAAATCTCAGTGGTAACAATG ATAAActatatcactgtgacacctgtgatAAAACATTCTCTGAGAGAAGTCAGTTAATTTGTCATATATGTTTCCACACTGGTGATGGATTATACAActgtaatatttgtggtaaaacattctgtGCGAGAGGCAAATTAAATCGTCACAAACggattcacacaggtgagaaaccatattactgtgatatctgtggcaaaacaTTCTGTGGGAATAGTAATTTGACTAGTCATAAATGTGTTCATACAGGGAAGAAagcataccactgtgatatttgtg gtgagaaaccatatcactgtgatatctgtgggaaaacaTTCTCTCAGAATACTCATTTgactagtcacaaac GCTTCATGAGCCTGACAGCAGAAGACCAAGTTGTCAATAGAAGCAACAGAGGTTGCCTCAAAGTGGCAGTGGATTAG
- the LOC115213965 gene encoding zinc finger protein OZF-like isoform X2 → MIAKSNSLPIHKYIYIDENIYQCVTCGKTFFKYSHLTRHQAVHSAENPYHCNICGKSFSYNSSLTVHKYIHTGEKPFHCDICNKTFSRKCYLTSHRYSHTGERPHHCDICGRNFSESSTLTNHRRIHTGEKPYHCDICGKTFTQYGHLTRHKYIHSGEKPYHCDICSKTFSHSNSLTIHKRIHTGEKPYQCGICAKTFSRNSYLSSHKYVHTGEKPYRCDVCGKAFSENGTLTTHKRIHTGEKPYHCDICGKTFSENGTLTSHKRIHTGEKPFHCDICGKTFSDSSKLSKHKRIHTGEKPYHCDICGKTFTQSSHLTLHVRVHTGEKPYHCDICGKTFSQSSHLTLHVRVHTGEKPYYCDICGKTFSDNQHLTRHRRIHTGEKSYHCDICGETFPKNGSLSSHRQNHLKDKT, encoded by the coding sequence ATGATTGCTAAAAGCAATTCTTTacctattcataaatatatttacatagatgagAACATTTATCAATGTGTAacctgtggtaaaacattctttAAATATAGTCACTTAACAAGACACCAAGCTGTTCATTCTGCTGAGAATCCAtaccactgtaatatctgtggtaaatcattttcttataATAGTAGTTTAACAgttcacaaatatattcacactggtgagaaaccatttcattgtgatatttgtaatAAAACATTCTCTCGAAAGTGTTATTTAACTAGTCATAGATACAGTCACACAGGTGAGAGAccacatcattgtgatatctgtggtagaaaTTTCTCTGAAAGTAGCACTTTAACTAATCatagacgtattcatactggtgaaaagccatatcattgtgatatttgtggcaaaaCATTCACTCAGTATGGTCATTTGActagacacaaatatattcactcaggagagaaaccatatcactgtgatatttgcagCAAAACATTCTCCCATAGTAATAGCTTAACtattcataaacgtattcacacaggagagaaaccatatcagtgtggtaTTTGCGCAAAAACATTTTCCCGAAATTCTTATTTGAGTAGTCATAAATATGTTcacactggtgaaaaaccatatcgttgtgatgtctgtgggaaAGCATTTTCTGAAAATGGTACTCTGACTACTCATAAAcgaattcacacaggagagaaaccataccactgtgatatttgtgggaaaACCTTCTCTGAGAATGGTACTCTGACGAGTCACAAAcgaattcacacaggagagaaaccattccactgtgatatctgtgggaaaacCTTTTCTGACAGTAGTAAATTAtctaaacacaaacgcattcacactggtgagaaaccataccactgtgatatctgtggtaaaacattcactCAGAGTAGTCACCTGACACTACATGTACGTGTtcacacaggtgaaaaaccataccactgtgatatctgtggcaaaacgTTCTCCCAGAGCAGTCATTTGACACTACATGTGCGTGTtcacacaggtgaaaaaccatattattgtgatatttgtggtaaaacctTCTCTGATAATCAACATTTAACTCGACAtagacgtattcacacaggtgaaaaatcatatcattgtgatatatgtGGAGAAACATTCCCAAAAAATGGTAGTTTGAGTAGTCATAGACAAAATCACTTGAAAGACAAGACATGA
- the LOC115214234 gene encoding zinc finger protein 239-like, whose protein sequence is MSSMRKYLSHPKHIHTGERLHPCDTCQKIFLRKYDLTCHKRVHTGEKPYSCDICNKTFSQKANLTYHKYVHTGEKPYHCDICGKTFSVSNKLKRHIRIHTEEKLYHCDICGKSFSQNGHLTRHIQIHTGEKPFHCDLCGETFSQSVHLTTHKRIHTGEKPYHCDICDKTFSRNNILINHKRIHTGEKPYHCDICGKTFTQYSHLTDHNRIHTGEKPYNCDICGKSFSRNSSLTSHKKIHNKQTVKNESC, encoded by the coding sequence atgtcttctatgagaaaatatttatcacatcctaaacatatacatacaggtgaaAGACTGCACCCTTGTGATACGTGTCAAAAGATATTCCTTAGAAAGTATGACTTGACTTGtcataaacgtgttcatactggtgaaaaaccatattcttgtgatatctgcaACAAAACATTTTCTCAGAAAGCTAATTTAACTTATCATAAATatgttcacacaggagagaaaccataccactgtgatatctgtggtaaaacattctctgtGAGTAAtaaattaaagagacacatacgtattcacacagaAGAGAAgctatatcactgtgatatctgtggtaaatcattttctcagaaTGGTCATTTAACTcgtcacatacagatacacacaggggaaaaaccattCCATTGTGATTTGTGTGGAGAAACTTTTTCACAGAGTGTTCATTTGActacacataaacgtattcacactggggagaaaccataccactgtgatatatgTGATAAAACTTTCTCTcggaataatattttaattaatcataaaCGAAtccacacaggtgagaaaccataccactgtgatatctgtggcaaaacaTTCACTCAATATAGTCATTTAACTGACCACAACCGaatccatacaggtgagaaaccttacaattgtgatatctgtggaaagtcattTTCCCGAAATAGTAGTTTAACAAGTCACAAAAAGATACACAATAAACAAACAGTGAAAAATGAAAGTTGTTGA